In the Populus trichocarpa isolate Nisqually-1 chromosome 8, P.trichocarpa_v4.1, whole genome shotgun sequence genome, aaataaaatatattttttttattttaatataattggcttttttatctttagagtatacatgataaaataaactatatttatactatttaaaatactattttatcaatataaCTCTTTCTTTAAAATAGCATCCAGGAGATCTCTCCTCTTTAAGAAGCAACAAGCCAATCCAAAAGGCATCTCCTCGACCTAACTGATTTAGCTAACCAATCTAATAGAAACCTTTATTTTATGCATAAAGAAGGAGATCATGCCTATCCTGGCATCTGGGAAGGAAGAACAAACTGCGACGTTTATGTGGCTAAGGCCAAAGAGATTCCTTTATCATATGcacagagagagaagaaaaaataaagatcaggCCTCGACTGGGCATCTGGGAAGGCAGAGCAAACTCGTACATAATATCAAGATCTTCACCTGGTTGAGATGACACGAAACTGGAACAATCAGCTAATCTGAACTCGGCATCTTAACAAATAAGGTTTGAACTTTTCTAAATTTCTGAAGTGATGAAATAAAGACTTTTGAAATCATAACAAAATCGTCTCAattgaatgaatttttattggTGTAGAGCCTGCTCACtttgattttagatttcttttttaaaaaaatatttttggtaatAGATGGAAAATTAGGTCATGGAGatgaatgaattaaataaattatatatcgTGTTTCACAATAGTTTAATCTAGCTAGGTTTTTAATATGGTATTAGAATCTTGATGATCAAATGATTACGAGTTCGAATTTCATCTTCttattctatttaataaaaaataagtataaaataatatgaacttatacaagttttaagttcaaagagctttaatttcatattgagaaaatatatataaaaaatcatataaatcatattttaaaattttatctaacaatttaaactatcaaataaattacattttCATTTAAGGGTATTCTGAATTATGGTTATCTAAGAGATGAGTGGTGAATAACAATTCctctctattaaaaaataaaaaataaaagaaaataagtggGGAAACAAAAGAGGCCGAATTCCCTTTAATATCACGAAAGGCACAAATCAATTGGCATACACTGTTAAGATACAATTATGACGTTGCAAAACACACCATCAACTTTTAATCgctttctttaataaaatatcttaaatagaTCAAATATCACTCTTGATTTAAGTCGTTTTATGTCACTCTTGACCCAAATAAAAGTGTAGAGCACTAAAAACTCTTGGGTTCGGACCcccctatatttttaaattaaaatgtttctttgagcaaaataaaatattttactttttaattttatttttaactcagGATTCATTGATGAATGCAAAAGGCAGGCGATGTTGACTTGTTTTAGAAGAATTCTACATTGAATCGAAATTTTTTTACACAAAAGCATTCTTATTACTTTGCAATGAATAATATGACGTAATTATTAAGGTGTAATTTCATTGGATGCATTTCTTATATCGATCTGAGACATTGAAATGaaagagtaataaaaaaaaatgaaaaataaacttttttagcTATTTAAACAATAAGGGATAACATTGTTCCTCAAAAGAAAATTGCAAGGgtaatattgaataattttaaactataatgGTACAGTGGAACATTTATATATCTTTTGGGATAAAAATGAAGTTTACCAAAAAAAAGTGTGTATATATCATTTCTACGAGAAGTTGCCAATGATTCTTGTGAGCCGCGGGTGCACCTTGCGCATGATGGTTGCTACGCTAGAGCTCAAATTAGgttttacataatttattaaaaaactactTTGGATTATAgtttaaatcttgtttttataataaattatgaaaaaacgAGAAACTTTGAAAACAAGCAGTAAGAAATGActcaaaccatttttttttttttttgaagaagagAGATAATACAGTTTTTGattattaatgtaaaaattataaaatttaattttgatatatgaaaaattacTCTTAATtgactgaaattgaaaatacacGTGGTTGATtgatctataaatataaaaagggttGTGTTTGATTAACTGGTGAGAAGTAAATAATAAGTTTAGTTACAGTTAAATctaaccaaaaatatttatgattttattttattttttattaataaaggaAGAGCAGAGCTCTAGAGTGACGAAACTTACAAAATCGAGGAATCAAGACTCCGCGGAGATCCTAAAAAATAACCTTCAAGCATCCCTAAGGTGTCTCCTTGTGATAAACAATGCCAAATCCGGCAGCCGACAAGCAGCAATGCATCGCTGAAATGCAACACTAACATGCTCATTAAATCCCCTGTGCCCCGTCTCTTCCTTGCAACATAAAATAGCAGTGGAGTCACCGCCGACAGCCCACAGTTCAGAAATGTCGTGTGCTAGTTTAATTAATTCCTTCCGTAGTCCTTTACGAACACATGCGCGGGAGAAACACAGACAGCAGTTTACGCTTATGATTAACAAGTATGTCCACCTGAAGAAGATCATCCCTCCGGATTAACCATATTCCACCCGAGAACCCCGAAGCTTTAATTCTCTGCGTTCTTGGAAAAACTGagctcttaataaatttagatgCTAACAAGTAACACCCACGAATCCTGGGTTCAACAATCACAAGAGCCGCTGGTTTATGAGCCCCAACGAGCTCCCTACACGAAGCTTTAGACAGTTTATGCCTTGTAGCTTGACAATTCCTTATCATCAAACTCGTCATACAAAATAGAAGAGACCGCTGCATTAAACCACAGAGACAGAGGATTGAGTTCCTCAACATCCCTCGGCCTTCGATTATGTGCCACGCTTCTGATGCTGTCCTTACCTAATTGAAAAATTGCGGCTACCGTACACATAATGGGCCACCGGTGTGGGTTTCTTATCATCACTTGAAATATCCATGGGTGTATACCAAAAAGAATTGGGCTAATCAGGAAGCCCCCTTTTTAACTTCCGATTGGGCTTTAATTGGGCCCTCCTGCTCGGCCTTTAGCTTAGCAAATTGTGCTTGACTAGTACGTCAACTATAGTAGCAGAAGTGTCCGATTGCATATTATAAATTGCCCCTCGTATATCCCGGCGAGGATATCAAACCGAGAGCCCctctcctctccttttttttttccccacccCTTCCTTTTTCTGACCGGTGGTATCCTCCATTCGAGATCTCGGCATCAATCTAGGACTAGGTTGTGCATGAATCTATACCCCAAACTCGCCACCTCCATCCAATCCCGCCTTCCGTCAGAATTTCTGGCCACCACCCTAACATCAGCATCTGCAGCAGGTAATACTATCAGAATTGTCCATCTCACCTAGGAgtaatcattttcggttcggtttggtttttatcaaaaaaaataaccaaatataattttttttagaaaaaaaaaccgaaacccggtcaaaccgaccggtttcggttcggttcggttttttagggcaaaaaccggttcaaaccggtttggctcggtttttccggttttggcttggtttttttcggtttggttcggttttttttccgggtttttgtggttttttgcttataaaaccgaaccgaaccggccggttttttaaaattttaatcggttttttttcgattcggttttttcggtttttttttttctgattttcttggtttaatcagttttttgatttttttactcacccctaatTTCACCCTTAAGATTGGCTTTTGATGGACAAAACAAACTACCATGGCCAGCATGACCTCATGAATAGAAAATTTTCTCAATATCTTCAATGATGATGGAACCTTAAATCAGCAATTCCAAGTTGATGTCAACAGCTACCCTAACAAACTTGCCTCGCAAGCTAGTTTGggtattttgatcaattttaagGGTATTGTTAATCAATCATATTCACCCTTGTTCCTAAGATTCGAGGATGATACCAATCTATTGGAAGGTCAGGAAACCGTAGACAAACCACTGCCCTTGAGAGTTTGCTCTTCGAAATTTATGATTTGAGGGCTGAATCATTAGACCATGACCAAGAACTTCGGAAGGAATTCCTTAAGAGGTTCAGATAGTACAATTGCCGGTTTGTCGTCCTTTTCAATCACATGCTATATTGCCATCTTCCACTTCAATCTCTTATAGTTGTGCCTAACCAACTTTGGAAGCCTCCTCTGTTGCTTGTCCATTAATCACTGAGTCCTTGTAATTGTACTCTCTTTCCAACTTAGAACATCATTAGGTGGAGCTCAAATCGGTTCCTTATCCCTAAATTTAACCCTTTTGTTACTACGATGATTATAAATCGTTTCAGGTTTATCAGACTTGTCCGGCGCGAGAAAGTTTTGAGAGTCTATTTATAACTTTCCTTTGATTCAAacgaaaaaaatcaacttaaaacaaTCTGTAAAACCATACCAAAcgaaattttatgatttttattttggctGGAAGCGGTTTCACTAGCAAGCACAATTGTAAGTTCTAACAGCAGTAACAACCCCATAAAGGAAGGAACGAGACTTGGCGTTGGTTCTGTTGTTAGAGTATCTGGGTTATTTGTAAATCTCGTAGCAGTGAAGCAATTAAGGGCTTAATGGTTGCTTAACCGACGCAAATTAAGAAAGTTCGGCAGCTCTGCAGGGACTATGTTCTGGCTTGCCTGCTCTGACAATGAAGCTTCGATTGCAAATGCTAAATGCTGAGTACTGCAGACTTATTCCATGGCATTAGATCCTGACCAGGCTCCCAGGTGGAAGTTGAGTATTGATGGAAGTACTGTCTAGGGTAACCCTGCAGATGATGCTAGTATTGGTGGTCTTATTCGAGATCTTTGTGCGCATGTATTAAGGGTGATTGGTTTCTCTTGCTAATTTCTATATCGGTTTAACTTCATTCGGTCATGGTTGTCGAGCTACGGGCTTGGAGAAGAGTTATATATTgctttggataaaaaaaccgTAGCTTTATCTAGTCTCCACCATCTCTCTCCAGTCGACCCCCACCATCCACCAATGATGGAATTGACAGTCTCTACAGCCTGAGCATCATCATGaagacacaaaaaacaaattaagaggcaaaacaaaacaaaataaaatccatgGCCAGTACGTCAATCTACACCAGATCATGTCATAAGAACATGATCAGCATGTACACCTTTCCCATGATAAGCCTCTCTTTACTGTCAATCCTAcattcctcctcttctttttactgttgattctctcttttctctctagtTCATGAAAAACAACATCCCATCCTCGTGATTTGTGTCTTCAACATAAAGGCTATGTAAGAGGTTGATCGGAGAGCCGATCGCTAAACCAAGATCGACTAATTATAATGTAATTCAAAAacccccccaaaaaaataattttttttcatagaataGACACAACAAGAACTCTTGACTTCGAGCTTCATATTCCAAACctaaaatacaataaagaattcaagaaaataaattaaagtataGGAGCCCGAGCCCAACATTGAAAGAGTTTGGGCTCGAACACCCAAGCTCAACTTTCTAGAAAGCATGTAGGGAGCATGCTCAATGTCTGTGTGGCATGCCCAACATCTTTGTGAGCTTAAGCTTCCACGACTATGTCCAACATGCTCGAGCTTGGTAGCGCACCCAAAACCTTACATGCTTGGTTCTAGGCAGCGCGCCTGAACTTATTTCTCATCTCTAATAGGCCTGAGCCCAACATTTATTATGCAGGTATTAACTATTGATCACCTGATTTACCAGATATCACATGTTATTAGTTACCAATCCTCTAAACTTTTCTTATCAAGTCACCATATATCTTGACTATAAAGAATATATTTGAACTAAAAGATTCATCAATTATCTAATACATCGATTTTATTCTTAAACATGTTAAATTTTAAGACTCATCGGATATTAAGAGGAGAGAGCCAAGCACTAACCAAGATCAACTAATTATTTGTGTTTGACAAATTAAGttgatcttatttatttatttattttaagtaccgtattgcaattaaaaattaattttttttttgttaaaatttaattttttttattttaatttgattttaatatttttagattattttaatgagttaatatcaaaaataaattttaaagaataaaaaatattattttaagatttttctaaataaaaattatttaaaacaaataacccTTGCCACTCTGTCTATCAACCGGCAAGTGTTTGATGCCGACTGAGAGATTTGTAGTTATTAAAAGATGGATCTGTGGCAGATGTCGCGAATTCGATAGATTTAGAGAGCTGATGGGTTCTGATAGTGATAGGATCTATGATTTGATACAcaggaaaataagaaaagggTGCGAGGTGAGGTCGCATCAGTTTCAtggattttaaaacaaattatttttttattttttatttttaatattatacatGTTAAAACAAAATGAGTCCACGTGCTCAAAGGACATTTAAGTGGGATCATAAAGTGAAGTGTGATCGAATGGAAACCCCGGTTTGGTTAATAGAAAAACCCATTaatttaaactttcaattttattttattccgggattaaaagaataaaataactatattatTTAGAGATTACATGTGCTTTTTTAACCAAGAATATAAGgcaatctaatatatttttctaaaaaaaacaaaacacttctATTCCACTTTGGTGCAGGAGGGACCCGTAATCCAATTCGGTACTCTCACCTAATTGTGTTGAATTTGAACTATTACGTCACATATCACCATTTTAAAGTCCTCCGGCACTGAGGACTTTAAGTAGATAGTGGCTCTATAGGAATGACACGCGTCAAATTCCTATAGGGCCATTGCATTGATGGCGTTTAATCTTTAAAGCTAACTATATTAATTGTGCTAAATAAATTTCGCttaatttcaaacacaattactttaatataaaaaaaaaaaagtaagagagagaggaggCTCCGACGCCATCACCTCCATCTCCACCCAGTCCCGCCACGTTCTCGTTCCACTTATCCACCACCACAACCAAAGCTTGAGGCGAAAATCAACCTACCACGGCCTCCACCTTCTCACCCATATAACAGAAGCCACCCCTATCAAATCATCTCTACTCTcaaacaaaactcaaaatatacAAATGATCCGAAAATCGCAAGATCCATTTGTACAATGGAGCCCAGATTTGGGCTAgttttatagaataaaaaaatggatgattcaagttatttttatggGATGATAGCACTCTAAACCCATTCACAAAcacaaagcttcttttttttatattcaagtaaggctttttgaaaattattccATTCAtcgcatcatttttttttttaaatacatgcactacaatatatataggtttatgggtttaatttgaaaaatatcttgaaaaaaaaaaaaacttgtaaattcAGTCACGTcaatatatagaaaatttaaGCTTGACGACGAACTACGAAATTAAACTGCTATAAgaatacataaatttatttgttctGCTCCCATAAAATAGTTTTACAGGACGTGCTAGCATTATTAGGGATAAGTACCcctaagggaaaaaaaaaaaaaacacagagagatcAGATCTCAAATCTGCATGGGATAAATGTTTAGCAAAGGCGCCTGCATAGTGTAACGCCATCACCGATGGAAATTTGTGAAATCTCCACGCGGGGATCAGAGCTTAGAAGTTTATTGAACTCCATTATGACTGTCCTGACCATCCTCAAAAGCTCTGGCGCCTCATCATCTACTTCTTTTGCAACTAAGCCATACCATAACGTATTATCATAAGCAATAATCCCTCCAATCTTAACTAATTTCAATAATTGCTCGTGATAGTGCTTGTAGCTTGACTTGTCGGCATCCACGAACGCAAAGTCGAATTCTGGCTGCTTGTCCTGAAAATGCaaagataatcataaactagcaCATCAGCTagcaaagaaattaaagaaagaggGAAAGGATGAAAAGCCTACATTGCTGAGCATTTCGTTTAGAATTGGGGTGGCTTCTGAttggataaaatttattttttcctccaCGCCAGCCTTTTGAATGAATGGCAATCCAATTTCATAAGCTTCTCGATCTTTGTCTATTGCTGTTACCTATAGGCACAAACTGGGCACTCTTAAAGACATGATCGCCAGTTCTCatcataaagaaaataactcAGTGCACATATAACTACTGTTGCATACGTTGTTGGACATACCtcaaaaaattaatggaaaaaatacaaggattatGGTTCTTAAGTGGATTGTATTATTGGTCATTTAGTCGCAAAAATCAAGCATGAACGCCGTTGTATATCTTAAAGCCCATTGTTGCTTTCTTCACATGTTAATAACCAACCTGGCCATCCTCGGGCAAGGCGAGTGCTGTGGAAAGGAGAGAGTAGCCTGTAAAAACACCAACCTCCAGTGTTCTCTTGGCATTcattaatttcaaaagcatcGACAGGAAACGCCCTTCATCAACTGGCACAGACATCTCACTTCTGCAATGGAGATTTCAAAGGAAAAAGATTCAATTCACAAGTCGCAGAGATGAATACTCAAAATAGAAAGAACCCCAGAAATACTTGATTATTATTGTTCACGTCTTTTTCGTGCCTTGGAATTCATAACTTCCTCAATTTCAAATCACTTGAacgtttttttatgtaattttcttGCTTGCACTTGTAACTCGTAGTGAGTGATCTCAATATTAGactagaaatagaaaaaaaaaggaaattatatattttcctttatgAAATTCCACCGACACTTACAAGCTGCCATATTTCTTAGTCGTTGCTTCTCGTAGCTCCTTGAGCTGTTCATGCTCCCCAGGATATGCACTAGtttcgtatatatactatatatttattcagaaattaagataaatattaGAACAAAGGATCGAGCTTACactcaaattaaataaacaactcTTACAAGCAGGTAGATCATGCGCATGTTTTATACTGAGCGATCAATTAATATTATACTGAGCGATCAATATGAACCTAATCAAATTAATGCAGAAAAGGTAAAATTGCAAAacatcaattgaatttttttgagaaaaattatcttgttttgcAGTGAAAAGTTGAATATAATTTCCTCTATTAtcctaaaagaaaagtgaagttTGCCTCTTCtcttgtcataaaaaaaaacttgcgcTTGCTAAGATCATTTAAAGTTGAATGTGGTAAAAGAGTTTGAATATTCTCAAGCTGAAGTTAAATGGTTCTCCAATCTGCTAACCTGTCCAGAAAAACGAAGTACAGTGCATGGAAGATTTGAAAACGAGTACTTATTTTATTGTTCTGCGCTGGCTAGGGGAGTAATAGTGATTATAGAAGAACTTAGCACgtaggaatattataaacacagagaaaagagaaaagagaaaagagaaaagagggagaccTGTTTTAGAGCCTCGCTTTGGAGGATTCCTTTAGCAGGTAAAACGAAAGCCatttttggcttggtttcttCAGGCCTTGGGCTCAAGGGACTCAGACTTAGATCATCAGCTCGGTCTCGTCTCCCTAGTTAGCAGTATGGATCAATTTAAAGAACAAACTCCGTGTGCTAATTATACAAAAGATTCCTTTTCTTTATCACTCAATCACTTCACCACCAAGTGTGAGATGGTAGTTGGAACCGATAATTTTACGTTTCTTTATTGGTGTCTGTGAAAGTGATACCTtactttttaaatctataatttattttttaaattattttatatttaaaaatatatcagattaatatttttctttaaaaacttcTTTTACATgatatgttaaaataatctaaaaatataaaaatatttaaaataaaaaaactcaataacacGCCCTCCAAACGTACTATTAGAAGAGACCATATgggtatttgtttttaaattattttttatttaaaaatattaaattaatattgttaaatgtttgtcaataattttaatatagtaataccaaaaataaaaatattattttaattaaaaatcttttaaaaaatacgccCCACTACACGTTATCGAATAAAAACGCTATCTCAAAACTAAAATGCCCGCATGCTAAGAACATGTTCCAAAGTTCTACAATATCATATTCCAAAGTTCAAATCTGGATGGAATGTGAGATTCGAAGTTTGTTGCTAggagcagttttttttttctttttcaaagtagcgtaattgttaatttctttttttgataaaatagtataattaagaatattttccTTCAATAACACAATacttacaatatttttaaaattgaaagggTAATAGctcaaccattttaaaaaattaaaattgtttccctgctgattaaaaatttctcaaaaactTAAGCTTTAAGTGTGCATAGATTGCAAATgcactttaaaaaaaccatcGCCAGACAAAGCACAAGCTGGACGAtgtaaggtgtttttttatttatttagaatatttaaaaatataagatgttttttatttaaaaatatattaaaataatatatatttttttaaaaaattatttttaacttctaGACGTCGAAACGATACAAAAActcttaaaagataaattttaatataaaatatattcaacctcaatttcaaagaaGCACTTGCTATCGTGTCACTCTCTCGCTCTCCCACGGCCCATTTTAGGAAAGGGCTGTCTCTTGTCAGCCAATCACTACCTGCTACCTATCACTTGTAGAAACGTgctttgtttataaattttcttgGCTTGTcgacaaaatttttttttctccctttttttcctctatataaataacatattaattttaaaatttgacataCTTTTATAAACAAAGAATTATtgatatacttttttaaataaaaaatactttgaaaagcaattacaATCATACTCCCAGACACAAGGCAGCCATCCAAATTCATAAGCTTCTCAGATTTGTGTCTATTGCTGTTATCTATTGCACAAACTATAATCACTCtaaactatataataatattctcATCGTAATGAAAATTACTGTATAACTAATTGCTACATTTGCATACGATGATCTTACCTCGAAAATAAAAGTATGTTATActttggtttttattgtttttagattatatttattcttcaaTCAATGGCACAAATCAAACAAGCTTGAATGCAACGTAGAGCTGCCTACCTGGCCATCCTTGGGCAAGGCGAGTGCTGTGGAAAGAAGAGAATAGCCTGTGAAAGCACCAATCTCTACTGTCCTGTTGGGATTCATGACTTTCAAAAGCATCGATAGGAACAGACGTCTCACTTCTGCAATGAAAAttcaaagaacaattaagg is a window encoding:
- the LOC7457813 gene encoding caffeoyl-CoA O-methyltransferase, giving the protein MAFVLPAKGILQSEALKQYIYETSAYPGEHEQLKELREATTKKYGSLSEMSVPVDEGRFLSMLLKLMNAKRTLEVGVFTGYSLLSTALALPEDGQVTAIDKDREAYEIGLPFIQKAGVEEKINFIQSEATPILNEMLSNDKQPEFDFAFVDADKSSYKHYHEQLLKLVKIGGIIAYDNTLWYGLVAKEVDDEAPELLRMVRTVIMEFNKLLSSDPRVEISQISIGDGVTLCRRLC